In Selenomonas dianae, a genomic segment contains:
- the cas6 gene encoding CRISPR system precrRNA processing endoribonuclease RAMP protein Cas6 produces the protein MLGVLVLRLRVERGGHYSMFPGKLLHGALFRCIAAYNALLAGDLHERRVKPFTVGMLRRVGKSFGAVPQARELNESHYAAGEKLLLRLTALDEDVLFAFLHIPCGTQLAVGKLVFTVEEVLANGQEDTGCVEVEELIAAALSMEEVTQFRISFRSPTVFRVDNADCAVPRPELIFASLADKWTWQRLPSVLDKAYVRGVAAKLTQLEWRGAGLQIRQSAQKTVPGFMGDFTFRMDRLSAEEREIILLLAQFAPFCGTGRLTAQGFGETQIVFS, from the coding sequence ATGTTAGGTGTTTTGGTTCTGCGTCTGCGCGTGGAGCGGGGCGGTCATTACTCCATGTTTCCGGGCAAGCTGCTCCACGGTGCGCTCTTTCGCTGCATTGCCGCATACAATGCCCTGCTCGCGGGCGATCTTCATGAACGCAGGGTAAAACCCTTTACCGTCGGGATGCTGCGGCGTGTGGGGAAAAGTTTCGGTGCAGTCCCGCAGGCACGAGAGCTGAATGAGTCGCACTATGCTGCGGGGGAGAAGCTGCTGCTGCGTTTGACCGCGCTCGATGAGGATGTGCTTTTCGCATTCCTTCACATCCCGTGTGGAACACAGCTTGCAGTAGGGAAACTCGTCTTTACCGTCGAGGAGGTCCTTGCCAACGGGCAGGAGGACACAGGATGCGTCGAGGTGGAGGAACTGATCGCGGCGGCTCTCTCGATGGAGGAGGTTACACAGTTTCGCATTTCCTTCCGGTCGCCGACGGTCTTTCGCGTGGATAATGCTGACTGTGCCGTTCCGCGTCCCGAACTCATCTTCGCCTCCCTCGCGGATAAGTGGACGTGGCAGAGGCTTCCCTCTGTTCTGGACAAAGCCTATGTGCGTGGGGTCGCCGCAAAGCTAACGCAGCTCGAATGGAGGGGTGCAGGACTTCAGATTCGGCAGAGCGCGCAGAAAACAGTACCGGGATTTATGGGGGATTTCACGTTCCGCATGGATCGCCTCTCTGCGGAGGAACGGGAGATTATCCTGCTGCTCGCGCAGTTTGCGCCCTTTTGCGGGACGGGGCGGCTGACTGCGCAAGGCTTCGGGGAGACGCAAATCGTATTTTCATAG